A section of the Delphinus delphis chromosome 1, mDelDel1.2, whole genome shotgun sequence genome encodes:
- the LOC132426953 gene encoding intelectin-1-like: protein MTGVLMKKHGLSRLVPSADGLYFLYTENGVIYQTFFDMTSGDGGWTLVASVHENHIPGKCTVGDRWSSQQDSTADCPEGDGNWANTFGSVEASTSDTRLNPGYYDIQAQDLGMWHVPNKRPLQHWRNSSLLRYRTNTSFFPNLGHNLFELYHKYPVKYGSGSCQTDNGPAIPLVYDFGDPEKTASYYSPVGQREYLLPKPSHQSFPALLGKV, encoded by the exons atgactggtgtccttatgaaaaa ACACGGGCTCTCTAGGCTGGTTCCGTCCGCAGATGGCCTGTATTTCCTCTACACTGAGAATGGCGTCATCTACCAGACCTTCTTTGACATGACCTCTGGGGATGGCGGCTGGACCCTAGTGGCCAGTGTGCACGAGAACCACATTCCTGGGAAATGCACGGTAGGTGATCGCTGGTCGAGTCAGCAGGACAGCACGGCAGACTGCCCAGAGGGGGATGGCAACTGGGCCAACACGTTTGGGTCTGTAGAGGCGTCCACCAGTGATACAAGGTTG AACCCTGGTTACTATGACATCCAGGCCCAGGACCTGGGCATGTGGCATGTGCCCAACAAGCGCCCCCTGCAGCACTGGAGGAACAGCTCCCTGCTGAGGTACCGCACCAACACTAGCTTCTTCCCGAATCTGGGACACAATCTGTTTGAACTCTACCAC AAATACCCAGTGAAGTACGGATCAGGGAGCTGTCAGACTGACAATGGCCCAGCTATTCCTCTGGTCTATGACTTTGGTGATCCTGAGAAAACCGCATCTTACTACTCACCAGTTGGTCAGCGTGAGTATCTGCTTCCAAAGCCCAGTCATCAATCCTTCCCTGCACTCTTGGGGAAAGTGTAA